One Aphelocoma coerulescens isolate FSJ_1873_10779 chromosome 8, UR_Acoe_1.0, whole genome shotgun sequence genomic region harbors:
- the ALDH9A1 gene encoding 4-trimethylaminobutyraldehyde dehydrogenase, whose product MLAQSRLPSFLLLLPRLRSLAPGLAMSSATGTVTVQQPLNYRAGARVHPADGGQLEEVFEPATGRVLCKLPCSGEKEVDLAVQSAKAAFKIWSQMSGMERCRVMLEAARIIREQREEIATMETINNGKSIFEARVDIDISWQCLEYYAGLAGSLAGEHIQLPGGSFGYTRREPLGVCVGIGAWNYPFQIACWKSGPALACGNAMVFKPSPFTPISVVRLAEIFTEAGVPKGLFNVVQGGAATGQFLCQHPDVAKISFTGSVPTGMKIMEMAAKGIKPVTLELGGKSPLIIFSDSDLDNAVKGALMANFLTQGEVCCNGTRVFVERKILDTFTKEVVKCTQKIKIGDPLLEDTRMGALINLLHLNRVQGFIKEAKEQGAEVLCGGDLYVPDDPKLKNGYYMRPCVLGNCKDDMTCVKEEIFGPVMAILPFDTEEEVVERANATKFGLAGGVFTRDIQKAHRVVAALKAGMCFINNYNISPVELPFGGYKFSGFGRENGRAAIEYYSQLKTVCVEMGDVESVF is encoded by the exons ATGTTGGCACAGTCCAGGCTGCCGAGCTTTCTCCTCCTACTCCCCCGGCTGCGCTCACTCGCTCCCGGCCTCGCTATGAGCTCCGCCACCGGCACCGTCACCGTCCAGCAGCCTCTCAACTACCGCGCGGGTGCCCGCGTCCACCCCGCCGACGGCGGGCAGCTGGAGGAGGTGTTCGAGCCGGCCACAG GTCGTGTACTGTGCAAGCTGCCCTGCTCTGGGGAGAAGGAAGTTGATCTGGCTGTGCAGAGTGCAAAGGCTGCCTTTAAAATATGGAGTCAAATGTCGGGCATGGAGCGATGCCGGGTgatgctggaggctgccagaaTTATTCGG gagcagagagaggaaattGCCACCATGGAGACCATCAACAATGGGAAATCCATCTTTGAGGCCAGAGTGGACATCGACATATCCTGGCAGTGCCTAGAGTATTACGCAGGGCTGGCAGGATCTCTGGCAG GTGAACACATCCAGCTTCCTGGGGGATCCTTTGGGTACACTCGGAGAGAACCGCTTGGGGTGTGTGTTGGGATTGGAGCCTGGAATTACCCTTTCCAGATTGCCTGCTGGAAGTCTGGCCCGGCCTTGGCTTGCG GCAATGCAATGGTCTTCAAGCCTTCACCCTTCACCCCTATTTCTGTGGTGAGGTTGGCAGAGATCTTCACAGAGGCCGGAGTGCCCAAGGGGCTCTTCAACGTGGTGCagggtggggcagccacaggcCAGTTCCTCTGCCAGCATCCAGATGTGGCCAAAATATCTTTTACTGGCAGTGTGCCAACTGGCATGAAG ATCATGGAGATGGCAGCTAAAGGGATCAAGCCAGTCACCCTGGAGCTGGGGGGCAAATCCCCCCTTATCATCTTTTCGGACTCTGATCTGGATAATGCTGTGAAGGGAGCTCTCATGGCGAACTTCCTTACTCAGGGTGAG GTGTGCTGCAATGGCACCCGGGTGTTCGTGGAGAGGAAGATCCTGGATACCTTCACAAAGGAGGTGGTGAAATGCACCCAGAAAATCAAAATTGGAGACCCTCTTCTGGAAGACACACGGATGGGAGCCCTCATCAACCTGCTCCACCTGAATCGTGTGCAGGGCTTTATCAAGGAGGCGAAGGAGCAG GGGGCAGAGGTGCTGTGTGGTGGGGACCTGTATGTGCCAGATGACCCGAAGCTGAAGAATGGCTACTACATGCGCCCCTGTGTGTTAG GGAACTGCAAGGATGACATGACATGTGTGAAGGAAGAGATCTTTGGGCCTGTCATGGCCATCCTGCCATTTGACACGGAGGAGGAGGTTGTGGAGAGAGCCAATGCCACCAAATTTGGCCTGGCAGGTGGTGTCTTCACCAG GGATATCCAGAAGGCTCACAGGGTAGTGGCTGCTCTTAAGGCTGGGATGTGCTTCATCAACAACTACAACATCAGCCCTGTGGAGCTGCCTTTTGGAGGATACAAGTTCTCAG gatTTGGCAGGGAGAACGGCCGGGCAGCCATCGAGTACTACTCGCAGTTGAAGACTGTGTGCGTGGAGATGGGTGATGTGGAGTCTGTGTTTTAG